GTGGTAATGCAACAAATATATATGTAAGGATTTGCAGCAAGCCTGAGATTATGCAATGGTCAAACACATGTAATCCACCAAACCCAAATACCACATCGAATGATCAATGGTCTAGCCATAGTACCACTGTAttcatttcttcctttttccctATAAATTTTTTCCCTGACTATAAATAGATCTTTcaaccgccccccccccctagtcTGACAGAATCTAATGGAAAGGGAACAAACTTGGACAAGACCTATATTTAAGTTGTAAGTCGTGCACGCTTTGGATGCGATGGTCTCGGGGAACGAGCCGAAACCACGTTCGTGTCGCATACCGGCGTCCGGCGCCCATCGACCTGGACTCATTGGGCTGGATCTAGGGCTGCCGATGCGCGGTCTTCGCCTCTCGTACCGCGCATCTCATGCAAACTTCAGTGAGTTCAGTCCCAGTTTGTGAGAAATTATCCTTATGCAATCGGTTTAAAGGGTATTTCGATTACAGAACGACCAGACATGCATGTACCTTGGTGAGGTCAGGGACGATGGAAGCCAGCGCCAcgaactgctgctgcatcttcTCGCGGCGCCTGCGCTCGGCGATGACGTGCTCCTGCGTGTTCCAGTAAGCTCGGCTCCGCCTCTCCGGCACCTGCGGCACCCCTTCGATGCCGTCCGGCCAGTCTCCTCCTGAGAAGTTGAGCGTGCTAGGAGGTTGCCCGCCGAATGAGAGGATACGATTGCTCGACGACGACGGCTGCCCTTGCTCGTTATTGACCGCCACAGCTCCGAACGGCAGGCTGGGCAATGCCAAGCTCCCGAAGCTCGGGAAACTGGAGCTACGAGAATGGGATGGATGAAACTGGTTAGGCGGCGGCatcggtggtggtgatgtgtAGTACTGCTGCTGCTCGGGGAGTGGCTCGGCGAACGGCTGGTGCATCCTGGGGTGCTCTTCTTGCTGCTGGTACATGTATGCTAACTCGTCTTCAGGGTCCTGACATGGCCACCACACAACAATAATTAGACGACACTCGAAAGCATCAATTTTTTAGGTCGAGCTCACGTTAGTACTTACCCGATGAGAATGCCATTGATTTAGTTCGTCCATGAATTCAATCTTGTATATTGCTAGAAGATTGCAAGAAGAACAAGAGAAGGATCAGTCGAAACTCGAAAGCAACAGCAAGATGTCTGAACTTAAAAGGACTTCTGTTTCTGAAGGAACTCAGGGACGACATACCTCCTAGTTTTGCTTCCTGCTCTCTAGTCTCTTCTCCCTGGTGGTGGTTCTAGACTTTTCTCTCGGCGTGCTTATATACAGGTCCAGTGGTGTGAACTTACGGACCTTGCTGTTCCGAAGAAGGCGTTCGCCTGCTCCTTGCGTTCACAGATCAGGCCAACAAGTAGGTGAGCAGCGAGCAAATAATATTTGCACGATAGGATCCGCACGcgttcctctttttttttaatgtctTTAATTCATCTTGGTCCACTTTTCTAGGCATGTTTGACAGagtttttgatcttttttttttgaaattaggTATTCTTAACTTCATAAATACGTGAAGCTACCGAATACAACTAGAGTGTTCAGATAAATCATTTTGTTTCtatttaatctaaaaataaaaatttaaactacATTATCTTAATCTCAAAACTCAAGATCCGACGTGTAGCTATGAGCTAGAGTCATACTAAACAAGACCTATGTTAACATCACTGCTCCGATCCTTGAAGATCTCGTATTATCTTATTTTGCTCAAAAAAATTTGTGATATGTGCCAAGCATAATCAATTCTCTGTAATACCCTCAGCCAAGCCTGTCTGAAGATTCAGCAGGTTGGACAAAAGTGACACTGTTTACGCTAGAAAGTGTTTCATTCGTTGTTTCAAGAAGTCTATATCTTTCTCCCTCCAAAGTGTGATAGTTGAAACGAAGCAAGCAATTCTTTCATGAAGAAGTAGCTTTATCGAACCAATTATGAACTACAGTAGGTAGCTGCGATGGTGACAGTTTTGTAAGGATGCGTGTCTATATCAGTTGGGATGAACTACAGTAGGTAGTGCGTACAGTTTGGATGTCTTTGTTGGTGGGATAAGATTATATGTGAGAtgattattcatatttttgaGGTATTTGGTTGGAGGATAGGTAGATGAGACCATCTAACTTTTGAGAATATACTCAAATATGTTGATGAAGGGATCTACTCATTTTGACCGGATAAAGCCAatcattagtaaaataattaatatactATATTgctaattagtatttattaCTATAAGATTACGATTGTTAAGTGTTAGTGTGTTTATTAGTGCATTATTGGTGTATCTATTAGATTatgattagtgataattagtatattttattgttaattattaATTACTATGATAAAATTAGAATTGATAAGTGTTAGTGTGGTTGCTTAGTGTATGGttactattattatttaaaattaagagATACTACCTCCATTCCATATTATAGggcatctaattttttttgcaactaCCAAGGAGGTGGTAAGTGGGAGTTTTGTTCCATGATTTATCCCTAATTAATCGGACATTAGTTAAGCCGGTGCGTCGCCTTGTCTCGCGCTGCGTCATCTCATCTCGCGCTCTAGTCCCGCTCACTCCAGTCCCACGCTCCAGTCCCGGGTGCTCTCGCTTTGCGCTCCAGCAGCGGTCCTGCGCTCCAGTTCCGCGCTCTTGCATGTGGCCGCACCCACATTTTGCTCTAGACCCGCCACTGTGTTTAGCTGCTGGCGTGCGTGCGCCAGCGCTTTGCTCCATCCCCCTCCCGCCTTTAGCTACAGCATTTGCGCGCGCTCTGCCTTTGCTGCAGCCCCCCTCTTGCATTAAGCTTCTTCCCTGCACATGTATTGCTTTAGTGATTTGCACCTCAGCTCCGCCACTACTGCATGGCTCATGCATGGCAGATTGATTTTGTAGTGTGATTGAGATATGGAGGGAAGGAAAATTTGGTAGAATCATTGAAATTTCAGAAACTTGCTACTTTCTTTGATCTCCTCCCTTCGTATAAGTACTGATGAGCACCAAAGCTTAACATGAGTACTGATTAGCTTCAATGGCTAGGTTAGACCTTAATACTCCTACTATCCTGATCAATTGGGAAGAGGTTGAGGAGTTTGAAGGACTGGTGATTGACTTGAACTATGATCTCGAGTGGGATGACGATGCTCATGGAGTTGACGAAGGTGGTGCTGCCGGGGATGGTGTGCGCGATCATGTGCACAGAGGCGGAGAAGGAGGTGGTGCCTCGGATGATGGCGCGCGCGACCGTGTGCACGGAGACATCGTCCGCAGCCACGGTAGGCTTGGGCTCATCGGGCGAGGTCACACTAGGCGCTGGCACTCCGTGCACGGTCAGACCGTCCATGGCCACGGCATGCGTGGGCATGGAGACAACGAAGGAGGTGGTGCTGTTGCCGACCATGCGCAAGGAGAGGAGGTTGGTCGAGTCGCTGGCTTGAGTTACGTCAGCCATGGGAACACCTGCCATCGTAGGCTCGGCACGCTCGGTCTCATCGGCTGCAGGCACGCCATGCTCGAACTTGGGCTAACCAGCCACATACACGGTGTCGAGGACCAAGGTGACAAGCACGGAGACGGCGAAGGAGGTGGTGCCTCGGATGGTAGTGCTGTTGCCAGCCATGCGCAAGGAGAGGAGGTTGGTCGAGTCGCTGGCGATAGTCTCGTCAGCCACGGACACTCCTGCCACCGTATGTTAGGTAGGCTCGGGCTCATCGACCGTAGGGTCAACATGCGCGGGCTCGGGCTCATCGGCCATGGAGACTGTGTAGAGGACCACGATGACGAGCACAAAGACGATGAGGGATAGGAGGTTGGTCATGTGGGCCACATGCATGGGCATGGTGACGCTCACATCGTCGAGCTCGGGCTCACCAGCCACGCTGCCGAGGACCACAGTGACAAGCACAACCATGGACATGGTGTCTAGGACGATGATGCGCATCACAGCCACGAACATGAGCACCCTCATGAAACGAGTAAGGCTATTCACTCAAAAATTTTGCTTTCATACGTGTTCCAGAAAATTGTGCTTGTTCTTAAACATGATCCTAATTACATTTCCCATACATTAGATCAAGATGGCAATGTCATAAAGAGGAACCAGTACACCGATGATGAACGACGAGTCATATATGCCATGATTTTAGAGAGCTTCGTTCGGCATTTTGAAGTGTGGAGTGACTAAGGCCGTTTCTAATGAAACAGGCGTGCctcggagagttatgcagcgtATATGGCGCAATGGATAGCAGGGTGGGGGAATACACATAGTCGTGAGCAAGAAGCCAAAGAATTGTGGTCGCAAGAGAATAGCCTTCGATCCTAAAGCCATTAAAGAAGTGCCATTGCGTAAGAGAATGACACTCCAAGATCTAAACGAAGAACTGCATATGTCGAAGACTACGTTGTTTAGGTCGTTGAAAGAAGGCAAGTTTAGGCAGCACATGAATGCCATCAAATTTACATTAACTGAAGGGAACAAGAGAGGAAGGGTACGTTTCTGCCTCTCAATGCTAGACAACATCAGCTTGCTGCAAGAACCAACTTTTCGTGGAATGTACAACATTGTGTACATAGACGAGAAGTGGTTCTATCGCATGAGGCAGACTCAAAACTACTACCTGGCACTCGACGAGGAGGATCCAGAAAGAACCACACGAAGCAAGAATTTTATAGAGAAGGTGATGTTCCTTGCTACTGTTGCGAGACCTAGGTTTGAGCGGTGATGATAATGTGATATTCTCAGGAAAGATAGGCATATTTCCTTTCACTTTCATGGAGGCTGCGAAAAGAAATAGTAGGAATAGGCCTGCCGGTACTTTAGTAATGAAGGTGATGCCGTTGGTTACCAAGGAAGTAAGCCGTGAGTACCTTGCTAACAAGGTTTTGCTGAAATGGACAACGGAGGAACATGTACCCCTGTATACATCCAGCAGGACAATGCTAGGATCCACATTGAAGTCGATGATGTCGAGTTTTGTCATGCTGTAGTTGCTGATGGTTTTGACATAAGGATGATTTGCCAGCCGCCCAACTCTCCTGATCTCAATGTGTTAgacctaggttttttttttggcactcttcaAGCCAtgcttcaaaattcatgttCGGGTAATGTTGAAGACATCGTTGCCAAGATTGTCCAAGCTTTTGAGGAGTATCTGGTTGATAggagcactaaccaaatcaaggatTGGCACCAGAGCACGTACAACCAATAATATCAGATGTTCGTGCAGGGTCCCAAAGAGTCTTTgaatgctatgtttgctagatttgatggaattgtgagcaaccttagatccactggggTTTTGCCATACTCTGATCATTAGggggcgatcaagcttctctatgctcttgaccttagcatatgagaagtgaagatctcaagcattgaaAGCAAGCTCAAATCTACCGATATTGCCAAGGTGAATAGGATAGGGCTAGAAAACCCactgtctcagaacatgacattggtttTAGTACCTAGCGATGGCAGTTAGTCTAGAgttggtttttcttgtgctaacccctTAACTGGTGGATTTgatttgtcttccttggtctctattatagaggaggaggtggatgtgcttgatgatgaggatcttgtattgattgtgaagaagttcactcgcttTTATAACAACTGCTGAGACTGGAGAAGGGGTGATTCTCAGgtctgctttgagtgtggtgacaccacgcacttcaaggcggactgccctaagctcaagaagagggaagaccacAGCTATGAtcacgacaagcacaagaatcCCAAGAAGCCATTCTTCAAGAACTGCGATAAGATGAtcaagaaggtggccaaggcaGCATCAAGGGTGTTTGTGGTGGCGCTCAGCGACGTCGACGCCTCCTCAAGTAaagaggagagctcggaggaagaggagcagcccatgaagagcaagaagaaggctaaGGTCTTCATCGGCCTGTGCTTCATGGTGGACAACAATAACATTGACCCTGAGCTagatccctctgaggtattgccttcctacgaccagctttctgcTCAgatcgataccttgaatgatgttcttgttagccaggataggttacttaaaaaTGTTGTGCATGAGTTaaaggagcttaggcctaagttTGAGTCTGTGTCTACTAAGCTTCAATTGCTTAGGTTTAGGCCtaatgatgaggagtgtgagagttattTGGTAGTCATGGCTGAACTTTCTGATCTTTAGActctgcatgctcaagttgccagttgGCTTGAGACTGTTAAGAAGAAGATCCttaaggaggagtctagatccactccactctcttaggtgcctggtagaatttttctttgcttgcaaaggatgttgaacttaAAGCAGTGTGTATTAAGGATGTACAACTAATTTGTTCTACCTGcatcatctttcaggacaaactcagctggatTAGAGGGAAAGTTGAGAACTTTTGGTCAAGGACGAGTATCTCCTGTCTttagtggagaaatgctcagagggcaagggaaaaatgaatttgatcttggctaagaTAAAGATGTGTGATGATaaggcgggtttggctcttgtGTTGGGTTTTGATATGGTAGCTTACCATGAGGTTGGgaagactattttcaccacacctactaccctagaaacTGAAAAGTCAAAAATCAATACTAcatcacaacccatcaagaaacccagAACATAGCCTACCAACAAGAAACCCAAGAAAGCTCCACAACCAAAGATGAGAGCCCATgcgagagagcctagagtgaccagtagtaAAGTTCCTGTGAGATACTATCATTGCACCTACTGCAAGAGAGAGTGTCACCTTATTGGGTTTTACTTACGCAGTAGGAcggatgagcggcgtgagtagGAGTGGAGTACTTGGGACATGTACtgcccctcttttggtgtacatgagtctttttcTCGCCCTTACTCACAAGATTTTGGTGCTTCTCagtttcctcctagaggtggtgcccgtTGTGGATCTTAGCACAATTCATATAGTTCTGGTTCATGtgtgagaggctttgagttgTAGCGCTGTGGTGGACCATATTTTTTCTATCGTGGCACTCGCCCTCAGCGCactagtattgatttgcatgcacctgcaTCTACTGCTTCAGGGCGTTTatgacccagtactagattcccaagaggtttttgtctaacTCCTGTACTGAACCATCTACCTATTATTCTTATCATATATAGGTGGCAGGCAGAGGCCtggagaataagtggctcatcgactttGGTTGTTCGTGCCATATGATCAGAGATGCATCATAGTTCTCAAGCCTCACTCCGACAAAGCTATCAAGTatttgttcctgacaatgtgtccacACAATAACAAGGTTACCTTTGTGAATCAAAGATCGAACATGAAGTGAGGCACACGtaatttatataggttcggacccccgattggagtaataccctacattctgtgtggatgattatgtatatgtattgacTCAAGTACAAGCGATGTGGCTGACCTGTTACAATGAGTAGATTggatctagtctaacctagAGCTAAAGTCACCGAGTTCCTTCTGTGTCAAGGTCTTGATGCTTGTCTCgagtagcaaaaaaaaaaagagtctcCTCGGGGGATCTAGGTccctgccttatataggggtgatgtaccgCCTCCTATCCATCCGTAATAGATAGGGAGTCATTCTTTTAATCCAAAtagataaatctgttatggatactagtcttctcgagttgggtaagcaGTCGAGGCCTTTCTAGTATACGCATTCAAGATTCTgggagtatcaggtaccgcaGATTTGGTTCCGTAATATCTAGAGTTATCAAGTATGCACACAACACACTCTGTCCGTATATGGTacactccttatgcgtatataccccatagtcaaatattcaatagtagcccctaactctactcaccAGGGAGGATTTCTGCAAGTGCCTACTCGACCACCGCCAAGTccaagcttggtcgagtaaggtagatTGAACTTAGAGTTGAAAGAATCAAACAAGAAGATGCTCTACTCCAAGcatcgagtggaaacacttttGGGTCGAATGCCTTATTGTTATCCGCGCTTGAGACTGGATAAGGGCCAATAGTATCGATTTATCGACATTCATCTCTaagtagagtaaaaaaaaacattttgaaatttgaaacaacGGGTACAGGAGCATTTAATGCTCGTAAAATATAGATGGGCATGCAGAGATTCGAACATCGTCATCATGCCACTTTTCATGCTGCTCGAAGTGTCGTAATTTTTATCCAAAGCGAAAACAATTTCCGAGTCTCATCTTGAGGCAATACCTATTTAATTATCTGAGGAGAGAACTTCACCATCATTGTCTTAGCCTCGTTGCCTCCTCTGCAGTCTCGCCCTTCGAATTTCATCCACCATTGCTCGCCTTTCCACTCAAAGACTTCATCTTTCACTTTGGATCTTATGGCAGAAACTCCCGATTGGGTGACTTTGCCTTTGGGGGTGCTCGACATTGTCACTAACAAACTGCAGCATCCAGAAGATTTCACCTTCTTTCATTGTGTCTGCACCTCATGGCGTGCAGTGCGTAGGATGACATAATTTGCTCCTTGGATCCTAAAAGGACCATTCGTGCACGAGGATGGCTTGGTGGAGGTCCAACGCCTGGGAAGTGAAGTAGTTTTTGACCTTCATTTTCGAGATTTAGTCAATGACAGCTGGGAGACGATTAGGGCCTCGAACAGGCTCTTGATTGCCATTGAGCGAGGGCTTTAGATAAAAGGTAGATTAATTAACCCAGTGATTGGATGGTTCTGTAATCTCCCATCGCTTTCCTATGATGCGTTTAGCAGTGGACCTGGAGGGGTTCACAGTGCGCAAGGATGagaaattattcatcatcattgttctGAGAATGTTGtgctttcatcttcagatgatgaagggttttttttatcttatcaAAGGACCACCACAGTGGTTTAATATCTCTACCGGCAAGTTTTGGTGGCGTATTTCAGATTTTCTGGATGGACTGGCTTCAGGGGATCCATTGGGAGCTATGGCAACATTGGAACAATCGATCCCCGAGTTTGGGATCTGATAACCTGGTCTTAATGGTTCTCAACTGCTTCTGGTCAAAAACGCGCATTTTTCCTGAATGTCGATCAGTCGAGCACAATGCATTTGGTGATGATATTTGGGAGCGACTAGAATGGGAAGCTGTTCCTTGGGCGAAAGAAAGATCAATTCTCCTGGTCAAATTCTTAGCTTCCGTCGAGTAAACTCAACTTTTGACCGGGACGATTATGACTTGCTTGAAATTTTCTATCATGACAATATTTCCAGGACCATAAAATCCCTTGAGGCGAATTTCAAATAGCGTTCTTGTAAATGGATATCACCAAAACTTTCTCAGTAGAGTAGTAGGCTTTTTAGTATGCCTTTGTCAGATGATTGCAATGAAACATTGCTGATATTTTGCCCATCTAACATGTTGTTGtcactatttccttatcgatgaaatagagttagcatgagTAGATACAATCTTGATACAATCTTGATCCATTGATATTTGTAAACTCGATAAAGCAAGCCATTAGATGCGTGGTCCTCGAGTGAACACTTTGGAATACCGTAATAATAAGAAAAagactagtgtaaaactagaaacagaaCACATGATGGCCTTTTGTAAACTTTCACTAACTTACATGTTTAACTAGCGTTCGGACATGAGCTTGACAAAGGACACACATGGAATCGACTAGAACTTTAGAACGTTTTTTAGCtgttaggcatgagatgtctgaTAATCTCTTATGCCGGTATGCCTTATTAGGTGTAGTTGTCCGTCATCAACCAAACATACGCCTCTACTGGCTCTTATCCAAAGCAGTCGATGCAAAGccaaataaacttttgcaaaaaaatacaaattttacGAAAAGtgtggtattattatgtagcctcCGACTCTATGGTTGAGGAGAAGATTActcgatctaagagtagaaaaaaggacatacatgtaccattgaaGATATGTGTTGCTATAGCTCTTGACTATCTACTCGATGATGGAATCGAGTGAAGAGTAAAGTTGTAGTATTGAAAGCATGCGATGTAGTCtccgactctctgtttgatgtgataatcaaggtagagagtagagcatatgcatcaaaatatacATGACACAGCCCCTGTCTCTTCGCTCAATGactgaatttgagtatagaatGAAGCATAAGTATTCACACAACGTGGCTTTCGGCTCTCTGAATGGTGTGATAACCAGAGACAAAGAGTGAAGCAAAAGCATCAAATCAAATTTATGTGATGTAGCCCTTGGCTCTCTAATCGATGAATGAATCAAGTGGAGAATAGCgcataagcttaaaaaaatGTGAGATGTAGCCCTCAACTTTCTAGTCgatatgataatcaagacagaaaaAAGCATAAGCATCGGCCATTACTCTCAACCACACACTCGAGAGCATTAGCTCTCGAGCTCATGGCTATGACTATTCCACGGTCATCGAGTAAAGTTGAATAGGcaggtaggtgagcattaaaaacccacccCTCTCATGCTTGTTTTCATCACAACCGTTGATTTGACGCATCATCACGACTATGCACTTCTCTTTACAGTGATGCCAGATGCACTGCGTGACCAAGACGACCTCATTATCACTCCCAGTGATATCAGATCTTGACAGCTCCGTGTGTATTGTGTGACCTATTCCCGTCGCTATAATAAGAGGGGACTCGAGGCCCTTTGTTTTTCACCCCGTCTTCCTCCTTTCTCCCTATACGCCCAGTGTAACTCAtggagcttgaagccatggcctccactccatcgtCGTCTCCCAAGCCCGGTCCAGAAAGTGAAGAGATAGGTTTTTTACCCCAACGCCCCTCGCTATGGTTCCTCCAGGAATCATCATTGTTTCTTTTGATGAGGAGGAATCGATCGAGAGGCCTGAGTGGAGAAAGAACAGAATGTCCGTTAGAGGTCGCCGACCCTTCACCCACCACCTCCggcatcttcttgatgtcgacGTTGTGGAACGATCGACACAGGAGCTGACGACGCGAGTTGTGCAGGAGGGAGAtaaagatggtggtgatcttgatgaaatcattgaCCAGGTTGCCGACGAGGTCATCGACAATGAAGCCCCTGAACCTCTGGTGGTAGAGAGAGTATGGTCATCTTCTCTATTGACAACTGCCAGATCGCCTTCGCATCCTGCGAAGGACCACCCATCATTGTTAGCGCAAATCAACAGATCCGGCAGGGTCTTCGTGTGAGGAActatccaaattgtattctaattaatcatcaggaattATCTATAACACAATCACATAAATTACGATAACAAGAATACATATCCGAgagtctcggcacgtgttttgtgcccaagatcaaaacacatgcctttctaacatataacatcacaagaaagcttaacaaagagcgagtaattaaattatattacaagttcttaagcacttAACCATTTACACAATTTAGAACAAAAGGAAGCTAGAAGGGTAAAGAACGGATCACCttctaaccaaaactagaaactacgtaGCGGGTGATAACACCTATTAACACCAAAATCTAAGTGAAGCCATTTGCCCTTATGCTCTACCCAGAAGCAcaccacacgagtagtttgcactactcattcccaccaCCTACAttggcgggcgtgaagtagccaaatacgagctcctcctcaccaatAGAACtcgaaagagcagcgtgagtatgaaggtgctcgtaaaacttaatccataataggtacatatagataacccgactcaAAGGATTATGCAATGAGTCATTAGCAAGAAGTAGGCCACAAAGTTAGGTAAATTTATAAGCGTAAGCGACCTAACATCTATGTTTGAGCATCTATATTTAACTCAAAGCATATATCCTGTAACATCAACCTACACATAAATATAAAAAGAACCATCTCATataatcaataatcctcaacaaCCAAACCCAACATACTATGTCATATCCCTAAATTCGGAAATTCTACGACCGATACAGATGAACAGAATCAtactcatgactgagagcatagcaattcgaattgttcttacaccatgcagggggtacaacttcaCCTACACGGCCCAGGTACATCCTCTTGGCCCTTGAGACAACCTTTttcatacccagaactacccacttgcacatgcccctatggcacccgggttaccacgagcgtgtCTCGGACACCTTTGGCTCCACACCACCTTGCTTcccctttattt
The nucleotide sequence above comes from Phragmites australis chromosome 4, lpPhrAust1.1, whole genome shotgun sequence. Encoded proteins:
- the LOC133914419 gene encoding transcription factor bHLH18-like, which codes for MDELNQWHSHRDPEDELAYMYQQQEEHPRMHQPFAEPLPEQQQYYTSPPPMPPPNQFHPSHSRSSSFPSFGSLALPSLPFGAVAVNNEQGQPSSSSNRILSFGGQPPSTLNFSGGDWPDGIEGVPQVPERRSRAYWNTQEHVIAERRRREKMQQQFVALASIVPDLTKTDKISLLGSTIKYVKQLEEKVKTLEEQNTRRSSESTVSESKCRISTESEYTAGPSGSASGSGGFSPAVEASIHGDTILLKICCKERRGVLVMVISELERQDHSIINTSVLPFTDSNLNITITAKARLLSPN